In the Vicinamibacterales bacterium genome, GTCGTCCTTCCCCTCGGTCTTCAGCAGGATGTGGCTGGCGCGCACCTGTTCGGGCGTCGAGTACTGCTGGACGTTGTCGTTGTAGTAGCGCTCGATCTGCTGTCCGGTGACGGCCGCCTTCTGGCGCATCGCTTCCTGGTCGATCGTCAGGTAGCGCACCTTCCGCTTCTCGGCGACGCGGTAGCTCTCCTTGTGATCCTCGAAGTGCTTCGCCACCTCGGCGTCGGTGGCGGCGAGCCCCTCGCGGAACTTGTCTGCGGGGAAGGTCACGACGGCGAGCTTCACCTTCTCGTTGCGCTTCTTCAACTCGGCGAGCACGTCGCTCTCGGCGACGGTGACCCAGCCGGTCACCGCGGCCTGCAGCTTCTCCGACACGATGCTGCGGCGGACCTGATCCTCGAACTCGTCGGGCCGCATCGGCGGCGTCTGCATGCGCAGCAGCTGCCGGTAGCGCTCGTCGCCGATGAACTGGCCGTTCTCCTGGAACGCGGGCAGCGCGAGGATCCGCTCGCGGACCTCGGCGTCGCTGGCGGCGATGCCGAGCCGCTTGGCCTCGGCGAGCGAGGCCTCTTCCTGAATCATCTGCTGCACGATCCGCTGATCGATCCCCAGCTGCTTCAGCAGGCGCTCGTCGATGTTGGCGCCGTACGACTGGCGGTACTGCTGCATCTGCTGCTGGTACACGCGCCGGAACTGCGCCGCGGTGATCTCGCGTCCGTCGACATCGGCGACCACGGCATTGTTCGCCGCCCCCTGCGTGGGGTCGTTCATGAAGCTGGGGATATACAGCAGGATGAAGGACACCACCACGATCGCAAGGCTCCACTTGAGCCAGCCGCGGTGCCGCCGCATCCGATCGAGCATCGTCATGGAAAAACCTCTGAAACGGAAAACGCAATTATGCCACGGACCGCCGTCCGCGGTCCGGCGCATATCGTTCAGCAGACCGCGGTTGCGGTCACGCACGTCAAGCGCCGCCGGCGGGTGCCGGCGTCACGCGCGCGGATGATTTCGATCTCGCGCGACGCGCGGCGCACGACTACGACGCGGTCGCCTTCGAGGCGGACCGCCGCTTCGCGAACGGCTGGCCGGTCCACATCGCCCCGAACATCGCCTGTGAGCCCCCCCTCGCAGCGCTGCCGGCCGGCGCACGATTCGACTTCCGGCATGTCCGGGCGGGCCGGTTGAGGATGGCCCCGTCGCTTTTCCCGTCCTTCCCGCCGTTGTCCTCCCGATTTCCTGCCCGGCTTGGCCCGGCTCCCATGCTATATTTGTGGAGTTTAGAAGGACTTAGAGGGATCCGGCATTCCGCAGCCTCGCATCCGCCGTCCATCGGGCACGCGTGTGCCGGCCCGCGGCCGGCGCTCGCCGTCATCGTCCACCCGGGTGGACCTGGCCAGCCGCCTCCGGCCGCTGCAGAGCGCGCTGCGAACCCGGCTTTCCCGGGGTGACCTCCTCGCCAGCCTGATCCGTGAGGTAAATGCGTCGCTCGACCCGGAGCGGGTCGCCGACGCGATCGTCGAGCGGGCGGCGGAATGGCTGCCCGCGCCGGCCTGGGTCGTCTACGCCGTCGACGCCGCAGGGGTCCGGACGTTCGGTGCCCGCGGGCTGTCGGCCTCGCTCGAGGCGCCCGCAGCGGCGGTCGCCCAGTGGATCCTGAAGCATGGCGAGGTCTGCACGGCGCCGGACGTGGGCGGCGACGCGCGCTTCGGCGAGTCCGGGACCGGCGCCGTCATCGGCTTTCCGCTGGAGTGCCGCGGGCGCACCGTCGGGGCGCTGGTGGGGCTGGACCGCGCGCCGGCGTCGCGGGCGCCGAAGTTCTCGGCCGGGGCCGAGGCGGCGCTGCTCAGAGCACTGGAGCCGGGGGCAATCGCGCTCGATAACGCCTTGAGAGTCGCGCGGGCGGAAGCGCTGTCGGTCACCGACGATCTGACCCAGCTCTACAACTCGCGATATCTCTCGCAGGTGCTGCGGCGCGAGACCAAGCGCGCGTCGCGCAGCGGCCGGCCGCTCTCATTGCTGTTCATCGATCTGGACGGCTTCAAGTCGGTCAACGACACGCACGGCCACCTCTTCGGCAGCCGCGCGCTCGTGGAAGCGGCGGGTCTGATCCGCCTCAGCGCGCGCGAGACCGACGTGGTCGCGCGCTTCGGCGGCGACGAGTTCGCGCTGATCCTGCCCGACACCGGCAGTGACGGCGCGGCCGCGGTCGGCGAGCGTATCCGCGACCGCATCGGCGCGCACCGGTTTCTCCAGGGCGACGGGCTCGCGATCCACCTGACCGTGTCGGTCGGTGTCGCGACCCTGCCCGACGTGGCCGCCTCGACGGAGGGCCTGATCCAGGCCGCCGACGAGGCGATGTACCACGTCAAGGATCACGGCAAGAACGGGATTTACATCGCGGGAAGCGGAAGCGAGGAGCGGATTTGAGCTTACGGTCACTGTTGTCAATGTTCTCGAGCGATCTGGCGATCGACCTCGGGACCGCCAATACGTGCGTCTACGCCCGCGGCAAGGGCATCGTCGTCA is a window encoding:
- a CDS encoding sensor domain-containing diguanylate cyclase encodes the protein MPARGRRSPSSSTRVDLASRLRPLQSALRTRLSRGDLLASLIREVNASLDPERVADAIVERAAEWLPAPAWVVYAVDAAGVRTFGARGLSASLEAPAAAVAQWILKHGEVCTAPDVGGDARFGESGTGAVIGFPLECRGRTVGALVGLDRAPASRAPKFSAGAEAALLRALEPGAIALDNALRVARAEALSVTDDLTQLYNSRYLSQVLRRETKRASRSGRPLSLLFIDLDGFKSVNDTHGHLFGSRALVEAAGLIRLSARETDVVARFGGDEFALILPDTGSDGAAAVGERIRDRIGAHRFLQGDGLAIHLTVSVGVATLPDVAASTEGLIQAADEAMYHVKDHGKNGIYIAGSGSEERI